Proteins from a single region of Flavobacterium sp. K5-23:
- a CDS encoding DUF4159 domain-containing protein, protein MKKIYHIFLLFSIASFSQEIALVKYSGGGDWYANPTALTNLIKFCNSNINTTISPKPETVEPGSPDLFSYPFVHMTGHGNVVFSDSEINNLKKYLNSGGFLHIDDNYGMDQYIRKEIKKIFPNNDLVEIPSNHSLFQKPFPFPSGLPKIHEHEGNRPQAFGIFSNNRLVLLYTFESDLGDGWENQEVHNDPIAVREKALKMGANIIHYIFNN, encoded by the coding sequence ATGAAAAAAATATATCACATATTCTTATTGTTCTCTATAGCTTCATTTTCTCAGGAAATAGCATTAGTAAAATATAGTGGCGGTGGTGATTGGTATGCTAATCCCACTGCCTTGACTAATCTGATTAAATTTTGCAATTCTAATATTAATACTACTATAAGCCCAAAGCCTGAAACTGTTGAGCCTGGCAGCCCTGATTTATTTTCCTATCCTTTCGTTCATATGACTGGACACGGTAATGTTGTTTTCAGTGATTCAGAAATTAACAACTTAAAAAAATACCTGAATTCTGGAGGTTTTCTACACATTGATGACAATTACGGAATGGATCAATATATCAGAAAAGAAATAAAGAAAATATTCCCTAATAATGATTTGGTAGAAATCCCTTCTAACCATTCCCTATTTCAAAAACCTTTTCCTTTCCCAAGTGGTTTGCCCAAAATTCACGAGCATGAAGGCAATCGACCACAAGCATTCGGAATCTTCTCAAACAATCGTCTTGTACTACTATATACTTTTGAAAGTGATTTAGGTGACGGATGGGAAAATCAGGAAGTACATAATGACCCAATAGCTGTTCGTGAAAAGGCTTTAAAAATGGGAGCCAACATCATACATTATATCTTCAATAATTAA
- a CDS encoding zinc metalloprotease: MKKVILSAMAVMLLFSCQNDQADSTDLATSAVAHRGCASTEVLAAQMAADPTLAIKMNQIEAFTQKAMLTNRLVNGKVQIPVVVNVLYKTAAENISLAQIQSQIDVLNEDFNATNSDYNSVPALFSGVKANVGISFVLQAVVRKATTLTSYSTNNAMKTASQGIAPTTPTTVLNMWSCNLGGGILGYAQFPGGASATDGVVMDNNAFGRTGTVSAPYNLGRTATHEVGHWMNLRHIWGDATCGSDLVSDTPTHNTANYGVPAYPHYSTCSGTPVEMTMNYMDYTDDRGMYMFSTGQKSKMASLFVSGGARASFGI, translated from the coding sequence ATGAAAAAAGTTATTTTATCTGCAATGGCAGTTATGCTCCTTTTCTCTTGTCAAAATGACCAAGCTGACTCTACTGATTTAGCAACAAGTGCAGTTGCACACCGTGGTTGTGCTTCAACTGAAGTACTTGCAGCTCAAATGGCTGCTGACCCAACATTAGCAATCAAAATGAACCAGATTGAAGCGTTTACTCAAAAAGCGATGTTGACTAACCGCTTAGTAAATGGTAAAGTACAAATTCCAGTTGTGGTGAATGTACTTTATAAAACTGCTGCTGAGAACATTTCTCTTGCTCAAATACAATCACAAATTGATGTTTTGAACGAAGATTTCAATGCTACTAATTCTGATTACAATAGCGTACCAGCTTTATTTTCTGGAGTTAAAGCTAATGTAGGCATTTCATTTGTACTACAAGCTGTTGTAAGAAAAGCTACAACCTTAACTTCTTACTCTACAAATAATGCAATGAAAACTGCATCTCAAGGAATTGCCCCTACAACTCCAACTACGGTATTAAATATGTGGTCTTGTAATTTAGGTGGTGGTATTCTTGGATACGCACAATTTCCTGGAGGTGCATCAGCTACTGATGGTGTTGTAATGGACAACAATGCATTTGGACGTACTGGAACTGTTTCGGCTCCTTACAACTTAGGAAGAACTGCAACTCACGAAGTAGGTCACTGGATGAACTTACGTCACATTTGGGGTGATGCTACATGTGGAAGTGATTTAGTTTCTGACACTCCTACTCACAATACTGCAAACTACGGAGTTCCAGCTTATCCTCACTATAGTACTTGTTCAGGTACGCCAGTTGAAATGACAATGAATTATATGGATTACACTGACGATAGAGGAATGTATATGTTTTCTACAGGTCAAAAATCTAAAATGGCTTCTTTATTTGTTTCTGGTGGTGCTAGAGCAAGTTTCGGAATCTAA
- a CDS encoding translocation/assembly module TamB domain-containing protein: MLILGIALSLPFVQTKVAQYFTKSINKDFGVNISIDEASVSVFGGVKFKKVLILDHHKDTLIYSEIINTNVLDAKKILDGDLIFRDIRLSGLLFSIKTYKNEDETNIDKFIKAFDSGKPSTGKHFLLKASKAYITNGHFILIDENREVPKDVDFTKLNVTLSDFMLYGPDINTNIKKMSFKDHRGIYVTNLSSKFSYTKKNIKLENLDLATKESKLKGDVYLNYKIEDFSNFNDKVKFDVKLEKATLSSNDLRHFYKEIGRNINFDIRTHITGTLNNLKFSNIRLVDSKKSQINGTINFKNLFGKKEQHFYMDGDFKKVSISYENLVKILPNVLGKKLPVELKKLGMVTIIGNSQVSKSTLDADFSLTSDLGNVQSVLSMKSIDFIDKASYVGNVVLESFDVGTLLNRKDLGKVSMNIDVDGKGFTEKYLNTALKGDISKIDYNDYSYNNIVVNGTFKMPHYKGQIAVNDPNLKMTFDGLLDLSKKDSSYDFHINVENADLHKLNFIKDTISRFKGDVIVQLSGNTIDNLQGNVYFTSTSYQNWKDTYNFNDFNINSSFDQDRVRTIKVNSPDIVEGEIVGKFQFNQLGDLMKNSLGSLYANFKPNKVNKGQFLKFNFNIYNKIVEVFYPEILIGSNTVVKGNIISDNLEFKLNFKSPQIVASKNTFDNIRIAIDNKNPLYNAYIELDSIKSKYYKLRDFSLINVTIKDTLFFRSEFKGGSKGEDYYNLNLYHTINKDNDNVVGISKSEMKFKDYLWFLNEEDTPNNQIVFDKSFKNFNFDDIILSHQNQAIKLNGKIKDNVNKDLKLSFKDVDLFKITPTDDKFVFKGNINGEVNFKQNDAIYKPTASLVIDQLNINNTDLGVFKFDIEGDQNFEKFTINSYIENENVESFNAKGNFKIVNKEAALDLSLKFEKFNLGVLSSLGGDVLSNIRGFVSGNATIGGNVKKPSINGRLYADNTGLTIPYLNVDYELSDRSIIDLVENKFLLRNNTLTDGKYKTKGSLNGVIEHNNFGDWKLDLAIKSKRLLALDTKDKEDAAYYGTAFIDGVATIKGPTNGLFIKVDAKSEKGTTIKIPINDSESVSDNNFIHFLTAKEKYNISKGIVESSSKYKGLELEFDLEITDDAEVEVILDRSTGHGMKGKGFGVLLFKINTLGKFNMWGNFQAFEGSYNFKYGGLIDKKFSIKKGGSIEWLGDPMKAVLNLQAVYKTIANPSVLLENPSFNRKVPVEVVIGIRGDLASPEPDFNIEFPTVSNVLKSEIQYKLNDKDVRQTQALYLLSSGGFLSPEGVSQSDLSGSLFETATGLIGDIIKSEGDKFQFGINFISADRRIGRETDGRFVATFSSKINERITFNGKVGVPLGGINESAVVGDFDFQYRVNDDGSLNLRLFNRENDINYIGQGIGYTQGFGVTYEVDFDTFKELVNKILKKNKLNRINNSLDQIEDSRLSPDFINFSKPKKPNTEAPKTNQEALIPEEY; this comes from the coding sequence TTGTTAATATTAGGGATTGCTTTGTCATTGCCTTTTGTTCAAACAAAAGTTGCACAATATTTTACAAAAAGCATCAATAAAGATTTTGGAGTCAATATATCTATTGATGAAGCTTCTGTATCCGTTTTTGGCGGTGTGAAATTCAAGAAAGTTTTGATTCTGGATCATCATAAAGACACTTTGATATATTCAGAAATTATAAATACCAATGTTTTAGACGCAAAGAAAATATTAGATGGTGATTTAATTTTTAGAGATATTCGTTTAAGTGGTTTGCTGTTTAGTATTAAAACCTACAAAAACGAGGACGAGACTAATATAGATAAGTTCATTAAAGCTTTTGACTCTGGAAAACCTTCAACGGGAAAACATTTTTTATTGAAAGCTTCAAAAGCATATATAACTAACGGGCATTTTATTTTAATTGATGAAAATAGGGAAGTCCCTAAAGATGTCGATTTCACTAAACTAAATGTTACTTTAAGTGATTTTATGTTATATGGTCCTGATATAAATACTAACATAAAAAAGATGTCTTTTAAAGATCATCGCGGTATTTACGTTACTAATTTAAGTTCGAAATTTAGTTACACAAAAAAGAATATAAAATTGGAGAACCTTGATTTAGCTACTAAAGAATCTAAGCTTAAAGGGGATGTTTATTTAAATTATAAAATTGAAGATTTTTCGAATTTTAATGACAAAGTGAAATTTGACGTAAAATTGGAAAAGGCTACTTTGTCTTCAAATGATTTAAGGCATTTTTATAAAGAGATAGGTAGAAATATAAATTTTGATATCAGAACCCATATAACCGGTACTTTAAATAATTTGAAATTTTCCAATATTAGATTGGTAGATTCTAAAAAATCACAAATAAACGGGACTATAAATTTCAAAAATCTTTTTGGAAAAAAAGAGCAGCATTTTTATATGGACGGGGATTTTAAGAAAGTGTCTATCAGTTATGAAAATCTGGTTAAAATATTGCCAAATGTATTAGGTAAGAAATTGCCAGTTGAGTTAAAGAAATTGGGGATGGTTACTATTATAGGGAATTCTCAGGTAAGTAAATCAACTCTCGATGCTGATTTCTCCTTAACTTCTGATTTAGGAAATGTTCAATCAGTGTTAAGTATGAAAAGCATCGATTTTATTGATAAGGCTTCGTATGTTGGGAATGTAGTTCTAGAAAGTTTTGATGTAGGAACTCTTTTGAATAGAAAAGATCTTGGTAAAGTAAGTATGAATATTGATGTTGATGGTAAAGGATTTACTGAGAAATATCTAAATACGGCTTTAAAAGGAGATATTTCAAAAATAGATTATAACGACTATAGTTATAATAATATAGTGGTAAACGGTACTTTTAAAATGCCACATTATAAAGGTCAGATTGCTGTTAATGATCCTAATTTAAAAATGACTTTTGATGGATTACTGGATTTAAGTAAAAAAGACAGTAGTTATGATTTCCATATTAATGTTGAGAATGCTGATCTACATAAATTAAACTTTATAAAAGACACTATTTCTAGATTTAAAGGGGATGTAATTGTCCAACTTTCCGGAAATACGATTGATAACCTGCAGGGAAATGTATATTTTACAAGTACTTCTTACCAAAACTGGAAAGACACTTATAATTTCAATGATTTTAATATTAATTCAAGTTTTGACCAGGATCGTGTTCGAACCATTAAAGTAAACTCACCTGATATTGTAGAAGGAGAAATTGTAGGTAAGTTTCAGTTCAATCAGTTAGGAGATTTGATGAAGAATTCACTAGGAAGTCTCTATGCTAATTTTAAACCTAATAAAGTAAACAAAGGTCAGTTTTTGAAGTTTAATTTTAATATTTACAATAAAATTGTAGAAGTCTTTTATCCTGAAATATTAATAGGCTCGAATACTGTTGTTAAAGGAAATATCATTTCAGACAATCTGGAGTTTAAACTTAATTTTAAATCCCCTCAAATTGTTGCTTCCAAAAACACTTTTGATAACATAAGAATTGCAATCGACAATAAAAACCCGCTTTATAATGCTTACATAGAACTGGATAGTATAAAAAGCAAGTATTATAAATTGCGTGATTTTAGTTTGATCAATGTAACCATTAAAGATACATTGTTTTTTAGATCTGAATTTAAAGGGGGTTCAAAGGGAGAAGATTACTATAATTTAAACTTGTACCATACGATTAATAAGGACAATGACAATGTGGTAGGTATCAGTAAATCAGAAATGAAGTTTAAGGACTATTTATGGTTTTTAAATGAAGAAGACACGCCAAACAATCAGATCGTTTTTGATAAGTCATTTAAAAATTTCAATTTTGATGATATTATTTTATCTCATCAAAATCAGGCTATTAAACTCAACGGAAAAATAAAAGACAATGTCAATAAAGACTTGAAATTGAGTTTTAAAGATGTGGATTTGTTTAAAATCACACCTACTGACGATAAATTTGTGTTTAAAGGAAATATTAACGGTGAAGTGAATTTTAAGCAAAATGACGCTATTTACAAACCAACAGCTTCTCTGGTTATTGATCAATTGAATATAAACAATACTGATTTGGGTGTTTTTAAATTTGATATTGAGGGGGACCAGAATTTTGAGAAATTCACCATTAATTCTTATATCGAAAATGAAAATGTTGAATCTTTTAATGCCAAGGGTAATTTTAAAATAGTAAATAAAGAAGCAGCTCTGGATTTGAGTTTGAAATTTGAGAAATTTAATTTAGGGGTTTTAAGTTCGTTAGGAGGAGATGTACTTTCTAATATTAGAGGTTTTGTAAGTGGTAATGCAACTATAGGAGGAAATGTTAAAAAACCTAGTATAAATGGTCGTCTGTATGCTGATAATACTGGATTGACTATTCCTTATCTAAATGTCGATTATGAATTAAGTGACAGGTCCATTATTGATTTAGTGGAAAATAAGTTTTTATTAAGGAACAATACCCTTACTGATGGTAAATACAAGACAAAAGGCTCTCTGAACGGTGTCATCGAACATAATAATTTTGGTGATTGGAAACTGGATCTGGCTATAAAATCCAAAAGATTACTTGCTTTAGACACTAAAGACAAAGAGGATGCTGCTTATTACGGAACTGCATTTATTGATGGTGTCGCAACAATTAAGGGGCCTACGAATGGATTGTTTATAAAAGTGGATGCGAAATCTGAAAAAGGAACGACTATAAAAATCCCAATTAATGACTCAGAAAGTGTAAGTGATAATAATTTCATTCATTTTTTGACTGCCAAAGAAAAATATAATATTTCAAAAGGAATAGTTGAGAGTAGTTCAAAATATAAGGGACTTGAATTGGAGTTTGATCTTGAAATTACAGACGATGCCGAAGTGGAAGTAATCCTGGACCGAAGTACAGGACACGGAATGAAAGGTAAAGGTTTTGGAGTTTTATTGTTTAAAATTAACACCTTAGGGAAGTTCAATATGTGGGGGAATTTCCAAGCGTTTGAAGGGTCTTATAATTTTAAATATGGCGGGTTAATTGATAAGAAATTTTCAATAAAAAAAGGAGGTTCTATTGAATGGCTTGGAGACCCTATGAAAGCGGTGTTAAACTTACAGGCGGTATATAAAACTATTGCAAATCCTTCTGTTTTATTGGAAAACCCTTCATTCAACAGGAAAGTGCCAGTTGAAGTGGTTATTGGAATTCGTGGAGATTTAGCCAGTCCTGAACCCGACTTTAATATTGAGTTCCCTACAGTAAGTAATGTTTTGAAATCAGAAATTCAATATAAGTTGAATGATAAAGACGTTAGACAAACTCAGGCGTTGTATTTATTATCATCGGGCGGTTTTTTAAGTCCAGAGGGTGTAAGTCAATCGGATTTGTCAGGTAGTTTATTTGAAACAGCTACTGGTTTAATAGGTGATATTATTAAATCAGAAGGAGATAAATTCCAATTCGGGATTAACTTTATTTCAGCTGATAGGAGAATTGGAAGGGAAACTGACGGTAGATTTGTTGCTACTTTTTCATCAAAAATTAATGAAAGAATTACTTTTAACGGTAAAGTAGGGGTGCCACTTGGAGGAATTAATGAATCAGCTGTTGTGGGGGATTTTGATTTTCAATACAGGGTAAACGACGATGGAAGCCTCAATTTGCGTTTATTCAATAGGGAGAATGATATAAATTATATAGGTCAAGGAATTGGGTATACTCAAGGATTTGGAGTTACGTATG
- a CDS encoding zinc metalloprotease: MKKVLLSAMAIMLLFSCQNDQADSTDLATSAVTHRGCASTEVLAAQMAADPTLAIRMNQIEEFTQKSMLTNRLVNGKIEIPVVVNVLYRTAAENISDAQIQSQIDVLNEDFNATNSDYNSVPALFSGVKANIGITFVLQNIVRKSTKTVSFSTNNAMKTASKGIAPTSPTTVLNMWSCNMGGGILGYAQFPGGAAATDGVVMDNNAFGRTGTVSGVYNLGRTATHEVGHWMNLRHIWGDATCGSDLVSDTPTHDTANYGVPAYPHYSTCTGTPVEMTMNYMDYTDDRGMFMFTSGQKSRMDALFVSGGARSGFGI, from the coding sequence ATGAAAAAAGTTCTTTTATCCGCAATGGCAATTATGTTGCTTTTCTCTTGTCAAAATGACCAAGCTGATTCTACTGATTTAGCAACATCTGCAGTTACACATCGTGGTTGTGCTTCAACTGAAGTACTTGCCGCTCAAATGGCTGCTGACCCAACATTAGCAATTAGAATGAACCAAATAGAAGAGTTTACTCAAAAATCTATGTTGACTAACCGTTTAGTAAATGGTAAGATTGAAATCCCTGTTGTGGTTAATGTATTATACAGAACTGCTGCTGAGAACATTTCTGATGCTCAAATACAATCTCAAATTGATGTATTGAACGAAGACTTCAATGCAACTAATTCTGATTACAATAGCGTACCTGCTTTGTTTTCTGGAGTTAAAGCTAATATTGGAATTACATTCGTATTACAGAATATTGTAAGAAAATCTACAAAAACAGTTTCTTTCTCTACAAACAATGCAATGAAAACAGCATCTAAAGGGATCGCACCTACATCTCCAACTACAGTATTGAATATGTGGTCTTGTAATATGGGTGGTGGTATCCTTGGATATGCTCAATTTCCTGGTGGAGCTGCTGCAACTGATGGTGTTGTTATGGATAACAATGCATTTGGACGTACTGGAACAGTTTCTGGTGTTTACAACTTAGGAAGAACCGCTACTCACGAGGTAGGTCACTGGATGAACTTACGTCACATTTGGGGTGATGCTACTTGTGGAAGTGATTTAGTTTCTGACACTCCTACTCACGATACTGCTAACTATGGTGTTCCTGCTTATCCTCACTACAGTACTTGTACAGGTACTCCAGTTGAAATGACAATGAACTATATGGATTACACTGATGACAGAGGTATGTTTATGTTTACTTCAGGTCAAAAATCAAGAATGGATGCTTTATTTGTTTCAGGTGGAGCTAGATCAGGATTTGGTATCTAA
- a CDS encoding 16S rRNA (uracil(1498)-N(3))-methyltransferase, whose amino-acid sequence MQLFYNPEINETTENFSFDKEESRHIIKVLRKKDTDILFVTNGLGYLFETEITLASDNKCTVRVLSFEKKAPSTFHLHLAVAPTKMNDRYEWFLEKATELGVHEITPIICDHSERKAVNIERMDKIILSAMKQSNEPYLPKLNEAVSLKDFLKRKNDGLQLIAHCEETDKKTLKSVLKPNENITLLIGPEGDFSEKEIALALENDYTAVSLGNTRLRTETAAIVACHSVVFVNEV is encoded by the coding sequence ATGCAATTATTTTATAATCCAGAAATAAACGAAACTACTGAAAACTTTTCTTTTGATAAAGAAGAAAGCAGACATATCATTAAAGTATTAAGAAAAAAAGATACCGACATATTATTTGTTACCAATGGTTTGGGCTATTTATTCGAAACTGAAATCACTTTGGCTTCTGATAATAAATGTACCGTACGAGTTCTTTCATTCGAAAAGAAAGCTCCCTCAACTTTTCATTTACACCTAGCTGTGGCGCCTACTAAAATGAATGACCGTTACGAATGGTTTTTGGAGAAAGCTACTGAACTTGGAGTACATGAAATCACACCTATTATATGTGACCATTCGGAACGAAAAGCAGTAAATATAGAAAGAATGGATAAAATCATTTTATCAGCTATGAAGCAGTCTAATGAACCCTATCTTCCAAAATTGAATGAAGCGGTTTCTCTAAAGGATTTCTTAAAAAGGAAAAATGATGGATTACAGCTAATTGCTCATTGTGAAGAAACGGACAAGAAAACATTAAAGTCTGTTTTAAAGCCAAATGAAAACATAACATTACTTATAGGGCCTGAAGGAGATTTTTCAGAAAAAGAAATTGCCTTAGCACTTGAAAACGACTATACTGCTGTATCTTTAGGAAACACAAGACTACGAACGGAAACTGCTGCAATAGTCGCTTGTCATAGCGTGGTTTTTGTAAATGAAGTTTAG
- a CDS encoding zinc metalloprotease, with protein MKKVLLSAMAIMLLFSCQNDQADSTDLATSAVAHRGCASTEVLAAQMAADPTLAIRMNQIEEFTQKSMLTNRLVNGKIEIPVVVNVLYRTAAENISDAQIQSQIDVLNEDFNATNSDYNSVPALFSGVKANIGITFVLQNIVRKSTKTVSFSTNNAMKTASKGIAPTSPTTVLNMWSCNMGGGILGYAQFPGGAAATDGVVMDNNAFGRTGTVSGVYNLGRTATHEVGHWMNLRHIWGDATCGSDLVSDTPTHDTANYGVPAYPHYSTCTGTPVEMTMNYMDYTDDRGMFMFTSGQKSRMDALFVSGGARSGFGI; from the coding sequence ATGAAAAAAGTTCTTTTATCCGCAATGGCAATTATGTTGCTTTTCTCTTGTCAAAATGACCAAGCAGATTCTACAGATTTAGCAACATCAGCAGTTGCTCATCGTGGTTGCGCTTCAACTGAAGTACTTGCCGCTCAAATGGCTGCTGACCCAACATTAGCAATTAGAATGAACCAAATAGAAGAATTTACTCAAAAATCTATGCTGACTAACCGTTTAGTAAATGGTAAGATTGAAATCCCTGTTGTGGTTAATGTATTATACAGAACTGCTGCTGAGAACATTTCTGATGCTCAAATACAATCTCAAATTGATGTATTAAACGAAGACTTCAATGCAACTAATTCTGATTACAATAGCGTACCTGCTTTGTTTTCTGGAGTTAAAGCTAATATTGGAATTACATTCGTATTACAGAATATTGTAAGAAAATCTACAAAAACAGTTTCTTTCTCTACAAACAATGCAATGAAAACAGCATCTAAAGGAATCGCACCTACATCTCCAACTACAGTATTGAATATGTGGTCTTGTAATATGGGTGGTGGTATCCTTGGATATGCTCAATTCCCTGGTGGAGCTGCTGCAACTGATGGTGTTGTTATGGATAACAATGCATTTGGACGTACTGGAACAGTTTCTGGTGTTTACAACTTAGGAAGAACCGCTACTCACGAAGTAGGTCACTGGATGAACTTACGTCACATTTGGGGTGATGCTACTTGTGGAAGTGATTTAGTTTCTGACACTCCTACTCACGATACTGCTAACTATGGTGTTCCTGCTTATCCTCACTACAGTACTTGTACAGGTACTCCAGTTGAAATGACTATGAACTATATGGATTACACTGATGACAGAGGTATGTTTATGTTTACTTCAGGTCAAAAATCAAGAATGGATGCTTTATTTGTTTCAGGTGGAGCTAGATCAGGTTTTGGAATCTAA
- a CDS encoding zinc metalloprotease, whose product MKKIILTATVFLMLFSCQNDTIDSSETKISSTNFENRICASQEVLEAQMKADPTLALRMNQIEAFTQNAKGTSRLVNGKIEIPVVVNVLYRTSAENISDAQIQSQIDILNKDFTATNTDFNSIPSLFAGVAANIDITFVLESINRKSTTKTTWGTTDTMKKTNRGGLDPTSPTTKLNLWVCTIGGGILGYAQFPGGSSATDGVVLDSKNVGLSGSANFPYDIGRIATHEIGHWMNLRHIWGDATCGSDLVSDTPTHNAANQGVPAYPHYSTCTGTPVEMTMNYMDYTENRAMYMFTNGQKSRMTALFVSGGARASFGI is encoded by the coding sequence ATGAAAAAAATTATTTTAACCGCAACAGTATTTCTAATGCTTTTCTCTTGTCAGAATGACACTATTGATTCATCTGAAACAAAAATATCGTCTACTAATTTTGAAAATCGCATATGTGCTTCTCAGGAAGTTCTTGAAGCACAAATGAAAGCAGATCCCACATTAGCTTTAAGAATGAACCAGATTGAAGCTTTTACACAAAATGCAAAGGGGACTAGTCGCTTAGTGAATGGTAAAATTGAGATTCCAGTTGTGGTAAACGTATTATATAGAACCTCTGCTGAAAACATATCTGATGCTCAAATACAGTCGCAAATCGATATATTAAACAAAGATTTTACTGCAACTAATACTGATTTCAACAGTATCCCTTCATTGTTTGCTGGAGTTGCTGCTAATATTGACATTACTTTTGTATTAGAAAGCATCAACAGAAAATCTACTACAAAAACAACTTGGGGAACTACAGATACAATGAAAAAAACAAACCGTGGAGGTTTAGACCCTACTTCGCCAACTACAAAACTTAATTTATGGGTATGCACAATTGGTGGTGGTATCTTAGGTTATGCCCAGTTTCCAGGAGGATCATCTGCTACCGATGGAGTTGTGCTTGATTCAAAAAATGTTGGACTATCTGGATCAGCAAATTTTCCGTATGATATAGGAAGAATTGCAACTCATGAAATTGGACATTGGATGAACTTACGTCACATTTGGGGTGATGCTACTTGTGGAAGTGATTTAGTTTCTGACACTCCTACACACAATGCTGCAAATCAAGGTGTTCCTGCTTATCCTCATTACAGTACTTGTACAGGTACTCCAGTTGAAATGACAATGAACTATATGGACTATACTGAAAACAGAGCTATGTATATGTTCACTAATGGTCAAAAATCTAGAATGACTGCACTGTTTGTTTCAGGTGGAGCTAGAGCAAGTTTTGGAATCTAA
- the tsaD gene encoding tRNA (adenosine(37)-N6)-threonylcarbamoyltransferase complex transferase subunit TsaD translates to MQNPEVFILAIESSCDDTAAAVLQNDKVLSNVVANQLIHTQYGGVVPELASRAHQQNIVPVIDAALLKAKIQKEQLSAIAFTQGPGLMGSLLVGSSFAKSMALALEIPLIAVNHMHAHILAHFIAEEGFEKPDFPFLALTISGGHTQIVKVNDFFNMTIIGETTDDAVGEAFDKSAKILGLPYPGGPLVDKYAQLGNPKAFKFTKPKVPGLDFSFSGLKTAILYFIQKQKLENPNFIEENLNDICASIQYTIIEILMDKLKLAVKETGINQVAIGGGVSANSGIRKTLKEAESKYGWKTFIPKFEYTTDNAAMIGIVGYQKFLSQKFETATVVSKARIQF, encoded by the coding sequence ATGCAAAATCCAGAGGTTTTTATTCTTGCTATCGAAAGTTCCTGTGACGATACAGCTGCAGCCGTATTACAAAACGACAAAGTACTGTCGAATGTAGTCGCTAATCAGCTCATTCACACGCAATATGGCGGAGTTGTTCCCGAACTTGCTTCACGTGCTCATCAACAAAATATAGTGCCCGTTATTGATGCCGCATTACTTAAAGCAAAGATACAAAAAGAACAATTATCAGCAATCGCTTTTACACAAGGTCCCGGATTAATGGGATCCCTTCTTGTAGGTAGTTCTTTTGCCAAGTCTATGGCTTTAGCTTTAGAAATTCCTTTGATCGCTGTTAACCATATGCATGCTCATATTTTAGCTCATTTTATAGCGGAAGAAGGTTTTGAAAAACCTGACTTTCCCTTTTTAGCTTTAACCATAAGCGGCGGACACACTCAAATTGTTAAAGTGAATGATTTTTTCAATATGACAATCATTGGTGAAACCACAGATGATGCCGTTGGTGAAGCATTTGACAAAAGCGCGAAAATATTAGGTCTTCCTTATCCTGGTGGCCCATTAGTAGATAAATATGCCCAACTGGGAAATCCAAAAGCATTTAAATTTACCAAACCAAAAGTACCAGGTCTTGACTTTAGTTTTTCAGGATTAAAGACCGCTATTTTATATTTTATTCAAAAACAAAAATTAGAAAACCCTAATTTTATTGAAGAGAATCTAAATGATATTTGCGCTTCAATACAATATACAATTATCGAAATTTTAATGGATAAATTAAAATTAGCCGTTAAAGAAACAGGGATAAATCAAGTTGCCATAGGCGGAGGAGTTTCGGCAAATTCAGGAATAAGAAAAACCCTGAAAGAAGCAGAATCTAAATACGGCTGGAAAACATTTATCCCAAAATTTGAATACACCACGGATAATGCTGCAATGATTGGAATTGTAGGTTATCAAAAGTTTTTATCACAAAAATTCGAAACTGCAACAGTGGTTTCAAAAGCACGAATACAATTTTAA